Proteins co-encoded in one Columba livia isolate bColLiv1 breed racing homer chromosome 14, bColLiv1.pat.W.v2, whole genome shotgun sequence genomic window:
- the HRH2 gene encoding histamine H2 receptor yields MDPCYNQTASQERMDFPLQLLVGSCLAILIMITLCGNIIVCLAVTLDRRLRSLTNCIIVSLAITDLLLGLLVLPFSAFYELAKEWPFGSTLCNIYTSLDVMLCTASILNLFMISLDRYFAVTTPLRYGQLVTSFRVAVGLIVIWTVSLMVSFLPIHLGWNTNGTAVQNTAPNCNKECMLEVNPVYGLVDALLTFYIPLVIMCITYYQIFKIAREQAKRINHIWCSSSNAPMPPMVKEHKATVTLAVVLGAFIVCWFPYFTVFTYRGVWGDSKVKGTPMSIVLWLGYANSALNPILYGTLNRDFREAYQHLLRCWRTGDPRSSCLRRLQKAQSRTRNCRQGQGRQEGKPLKLEMRNGKETLLIDGALKSTGAFP; encoded by the exons ATGGATCCATGTTACAATCAAACAGCCTCTCAAGAAAGGATGGACTTCCCACTACAGCTGCTGGTCGGGTCCTGCCTCGCCATCCTCATCATGATCACTCTCTGCGGTAACATCATCGTCTGCCTGGCCGTCACCCTTGACCGCCGGCTGCGCAGCTTGACAAACTGCATCATCGTCTCCTTAGCCATCACTGACCTGCTGCTGGGCCTCCTGGTGCTGCCATTCTCTGCCTTCTACGAACTTGCCAAAGAGTGGCCCTTTGGCAGCACTTTGTGCAACATCTACACCAGCCTGGATGTCATGCTGTGCACGGCTTCCATCCTCAACCTCTTCATGATCAGCCTGGACCGCTACTTTGCTGTAACCACTCCGCTCCGCTACGGCCAGCTGGTCACTTCCTTCCGGGTGGCTGTGGGTCTTATTGTTATTTGGACTGTTTCACTGATGGTCTCCTTCCTACCCATCCACCTGGGCTGGAACACCAACGGGACAGCAGTGCAAAACACAGCCCCCAACTGCAACAAGGAGTGCATGCTGGAGGTGAACCCTGTGTATGGGCTAGTGGACGCCTTGCTCACCTTCTACATCCCTTTGGTCATCATGTGCATCACCTACTACCAGATATTCAAGATAGCGAGGGAGCAAGCCAAGAGGATAAATCACATatggtgcagcagcagcaatgctcCCATGCCGCCCATGGTGAAGGAGCACAAAGCCACCGTGACATTGGCAGTGGTGCTGGGAGCGTTCATTGTGTGCTGGTTCCCCTATTTCACAGTGTTCACGTACCGAGGGGTATGGGGGGACAGCAAAGTGAAAGGCACACCCATGTCCATTGTCCTCTGGCTAGGCTATGCCAACTCAGCCCTGAACCCCATCCTCTACGGGACACTCAACAGGGATTTTCGGGAGGCATACCAGCACTTGCTGCGCTGCTGGAGGACTGGGGACCCCAGGAGCTCCTGCCTCCGCCGCCTCCAGAAGGCCCAGTCCAGGACCAGGAACTGCAGACAGggccagggcaggcaggagggtaAACCCCTGAAACTGGAAATGAGGAACGGGAAGGAGACCTTGCTGATCGACGGAGCCCTCAAGAG CACCGGAGCTTTCCCATGA